From the Corythoichthys intestinalis isolate RoL2023-P3 chromosome 13, ASM3026506v1, whole genome shotgun sequence genome, one window contains:
- the LOC130927697 gene encoding ADP-ribosylation factor-like protein 8 — MLALINRLLDWFKSLFWKEEMELTLVGLQYSGKTTFVNVIASDETLIGVMVDEMKRLLRKLMSKFVQMDVIRKAEDILDVDYRNKENWHDTGNIAVSHDTRQYMEQVEDYL, encoded by the exons atgctggcactaataaaccggcttttagactggttcaagtctttattttggaaggaagagatggagctgactctggtcggcctccagtattcgggaaaaacgacgttcgtcaacgtaattgcc tctgacgaaaccctaattggagtgatggttgatgagatgaagaggctgctgaggaagctgatgtccaaatttgtgcaaatggatgtgatcaggaaagctgaggatatcctagatgttgattacaggaacaaggagaactggcatgacacaggcaacatagcagtatcacatgataccagacaatacatggagcaagttgaagactatctctga